One genomic segment of Treponema sp. J25 includes these proteins:
- a CDS encoding TetR/AcrR family transcriptional regulator, whose amino-acid sequence MPKTFTDKEREYIKKRLMEEAQDCLRLYGIRKTSVDELVKRANIPKGTFYLFYDSKELLFYDVLCSVHDELHADLRRRLEALDEPVAADQVTELVLGLYKKIEASFLYKFITGGDLELLMRRLPPEVARAHAEKDDFSMEQLIAMAPGIKGDSIKKYSAAMRAIFLSMLHKHEIGEEVFEDALRLMIRGVVMQMFEEGAE is encoded by the coding sequence ATGCCAAAGACATTTACAGACAAGGAACGGGAATATATCAAAAAGAGACTGATGGAAGAGGCTCAGGACTGCCTGAGGCTATACGGGATACGGAAAACGTCGGTGGATGAGCTTGTAAAGCGTGCAAATATACCCAAAGGGACGTTCTATCTTTTTTACGACTCGAAAGAGCTATTGTTTTACGACGTCCTGTGCTCGGTTCACGATGAACTGCACGCCGATCTGAGACGTCGGCTTGAGGCTCTCGACGAGCCGGTAGCGGCGGATCAGGTGACCGAATTGGTGCTTGGTTTATACAAAAAGATCGAAGCGTCATTTTTGTATAAGTTTATCACAGGCGGCGACCTGGAGCTGCTCATGCGCAGGCTCCCGCCGGAGGTGGCCCGCGCGCACGCGGAGAAGGACGATTTCAGCATGGAACAGCTCATTGCCATGGCTCCCGGCATAAAAGGCGACAGCATAAAAAAGTACAGCGCCGCTATGAGGGCGATCTTCCTGTCCATGCTGCACAAGCATGAAATCGGGGAGGAAGTGTTTGAAGACGCGCTGAGGCTGATGATCCGCGGCGTTGTAATGCAGATGTTTGAGGAGGGCGCAGAATGA
- the thiD gene encoding bifunctional hydroxymethylpyrimidine kinase/phosphomethylpyrimidine kinase → MRKVLTIAGSDSSGGAGIQADIKTITAHKMYAMSAITALTAQNTTGVYGIIEAPPEFIGKQLDCIFTDIYPDAVKIGMASGSDIIDVIAEKLRQYGAKNIVVDPVMVSTSGGKLISDAAIDSLVAKLLPIATVITPNIPEAEVLCGLKVKDEDDMIQAAELLAERFGGAILVKGGHRVNDAHDLLYENGNIHWYRSERVNNPNTHGTGCTLSSAIACNLADGKTLDESVRNAKDYLTGALKAMLDLGKGPGPVNHMYNLSSCINGIG, encoded by the coding sequence ATGAGGAAGGTTTTAACGATAGCAGGCTCCGATTCCAGCGGAGGAGCCGGGATTCAGGCCGACATCAAGACCATCACGGCGCATAAAATGTACGCAATGAGCGCGATCACGGCGCTGACGGCTCAAAATACCACTGGCGTATACGGGATAATAGAAGCACCGCCGGAATTTATCGGCAAGCAGCTCGATTGTATTTTTACCGATATTTACCCCGACGCAGTGAAAATCGGGATGGCGTCCGGCAGCGATATCATCGATGTTATCGCTGAAAAGCTGCGGCAATATGGCGCTAAAAACATTGTTGTCGATCCGGTTATGGTTTCCACCAGCGGCGGCAAGCTGATATCTGATGCGGCAATAGATTCGCTTGTTGCAAAACTCCTGCCGATTGCCACGGTCATAACGCCGAATATTCCGGAAGCAGAGGTCCTCTGCGGACTCAAAGTGAAGGATGAAGACGACATGATTCAGGCCGCAGAATTGTTAGCCGAACGATTCGGCGGCGCGATTCTCGTTAAGGGCGGACACCGAGTCAATGATGCGCACGACTTGCTATATGAAAACGGAAATATCCATTGGTATAGGTCCGAACGTGTGAACAATCCGAATACGCATGGTACCGGGTGTACGCTATCCTCCGCGATTGCATGCAATCTTGCCGACGGGAAAACGCTGGACGAGAGTGTTCGAAACGCCAAGGATTATTTGACCGGCGCGCTCAAGGCTATGCTCGATTTGGGAAAAGGTCCGGGGCCGGTGAATCATATGTATAACTTAAGCAGCTGCATAAATGGAATAGGCTAA
- a CDS encoding HAD family phosphatase: MKIDGAIFDLDGTLLDSMFIWDTIGEEYLRSRGIEPHENLNEIFKSMSLYQAARYYQTEYGLTDSADAIMSGVNGMIRHYYTAEVLPKTGVTEFLAELKNRRVKMCIATATDRHLAEAALSRTGLLSYFGEIFTCGSVGHGKDRPDIFHAAHRSLQTPKNSTWVFEDALYAVRTAKSAGYHVVGVFDRSEPNIDEIRGLADLYIRSFEEMEGILNEEGFNDSRLRFQRRSRDSGRHQDHHGA; this comes from the coding sequence ATGAAAATTGACGGGGCGATCTTTGATTTGGACGGCACCTTGCTGGATTCAATGTTCATTTGGGATACGATCGGCGAGGAATACCTTCGCAGCCGCGGAATTGAGCCGCATGAGAACCTGAATGAAATATTCAAAAGCATGAGCCTTTACCAGGCCGCGCGTTATTATCAAACAGAATACGGGCTGACCGACAGCGCGGATGCGATCATGTCCGGCGTGAACGGTATGATACGGCATTATTACACGGCCGAGGTGCTGCCGAAAACAGGCGTCACGGAATTCCTTGCCGAGTTGAAAAATCGGCGGGTCAAAATGTGTATTGCCACGGCTACCGATCGCCATCTTGCGGAAGCGGCGCTTTCGCGCACCGGCCTGCTTTCGTATTTTGGAGAGATCTTCACCTGCGGCTCCGTCGGACACGGAAAGGATAGGCCGGATATTTTCCATGCCGCTCACCGATCTTTGCAGACGCCGAAAAACAGCACATGGGTGTTTGAAGACGCGCTTTACGCCGTCAGAACTGCCAAAAGCGCGGGCTACCATGTCGTCGGCGTTTTTGACCGGTCTGAACCCAATATCGATGAAATTCGCGGGTTGGCGGATTTGTATATTCGATCCTTTGAAGAAATGGAAGGTATTCTGAATGAGGAAGGTTTTAACGATAGCAGGCTCCGATTCCAGCGGAGGAGCCGGGATTCAGGCCGACATCAAGACCATCACGGCGCATAA